The Lysinibacillus pakistanensis genome includes a window with the following:
- a CDS encoding bifunctional folylpolyglutamate synthase/dihydrofolate synthase, translating into MFKTMKECTDFIFTLKAVDHKRAPLVLMREVLTLLNNPQDKFRAIHLAGSNGKGSTVNALREILQLAGYKVGAFTSPHLERVNERMTINGIPIADKDFLLYMNRVAEQIHLHYKGEFPSFFEVVTLIMFQYFADQAVDIVLVETGLGGRLDATNVITPELSIITTISLEHTAFLGDTLAKVAFEKAGIIKEGIPVIVGVKNEEALTVIQQVAEERHAPCFVLGKDFNVANKIQDTNLQYFHYKKANIEMTDVPLKMAGSHQVNNASLAITAILTLREKQAFNISDESIRQALANAQWAGRFEQLQSNIVLDGAHNSEGTAALIQTLKEVYPNQNYRFIYAALSDKDHANSIALMDQIAASIFFTQIDLPNAMPAEKLARLSMNRVKEFHNDWKEMVRKVLHQRDEKDIVIITGSLYFIAEVRQWLQEGER; encoded by the coding sequence TTGTTTAAAACAATGAAAGAGTGTACAGATTTTATTTTTACATTAAAAGCAGTTGACCATAAACGTGCTCCGCTTGTCCTGATGCGAGAGGTGCTTACGCTTTTAAATAATCCACAGGACAAATTTCGTGCTATTCATTTAGCAGGCTCAAATGGGAAGGGCTCCACTGTAAATGCGTTAAGAGAAATTTTGCAACTTGCTGGCTACAAGGTGGGTGCCTTTACCTCTCCACATTTAGAGCGAGTGAATGAACGCATGACGATTAATGGCATTCCGATTGCGGATAAGGATTTTTTACTTTATATGAATAGAGTAGCCGAGCAGATTCATTTACATTATAAAGGTGAGTTTCCAAGCTTTTTTGAAGTTGTCACATTAATAATGTTCCAATATTTTGCAGATCAAGCTGTAGACATTGTACTTGTTGAAACAGGACTTGGAGGACGCTTAGATGCTACAAATGTCATTACACCTGAGCTTTCAATTATTACTACCATTTCATTAGAGCACACTGCTTTTTTAGGCGATACTTTAGCGAAAGTAGCGTTTGAAAAGGCAGGGATCATTAAAGAGGGTATACCGGTTATAGTGGGCGTTAAAAATGAAGAGGCTCTTACAGTTATTCAGCAAGTTGCAGAAGAACGGCATGCACCATGCTTTGTGTTAGGGAAGGATTTTAATGTTGCAAATAAAATACAAGACACTAATTTGCAGTATTTTCACTACAAAAAAGCTAATATTGAGATGACAGATGTTCCGTTAAAGATGGCAGGATCTCATCAGGTCAATAATGCGAGCCTCGCCATCACTGCTATCTTAACATTAAGAGAGAAGCAAGCATTTAACATTTCTGACGAGTCAATACGTCAGGCATTGGCAAATGCTCAGTGGGCAGGTCGTTTTGAGCAATTGCAAAGCAATATTGTATTAGATGGTGCCCATAATTCTGAAGGTACAGCTGCGCTTATTCAAACCCTTAAAGAGGTTTACCCAAATCAAAACTATCGCTTTATTTATGCCGCCTTATCAGATAAAGATCATGCGAACAGTATTGCCCTGATGGATCAAATAGCTGCATCAATATTCTTTACACAAATAGATTTACCCAATGCCATGCCTGCTGAAAAATTAGCTAGGCTCTCTATGAATAGGGTGAAGGAGTTTCATAATGATTGGAAGGAAATGGTCAGAAAAGTATTACATCAAAGAGATGAGAAAGACATTGTAATTATTACAGGTTCACTGTATTTTATTGCTGAAGTACGACAATGGCTTCAGGAGGGAGAACGATGA
- a CDS encoding site-specific integrase — protein sequence MKYLKYLFNIGRAENTIKSYEYHLKLYFEFLEVEKIDYQQINLHTFSSFIGWLRSPF from the coding sequence ATGAAATATCTAAAATATCTTTTCAATATAGGAAGAGCAGAAAACACCATTAAATCTTATGAATATCATCTGAAGCTATATTTTGAGTTTTTAGAAGTTGAAAAAATTGATTATCAACAAATTAATTTACATACTTTTTCTTCCTTTATTGGGTGGTTACGAAGTCCTTTTTGA
- a CDS encoding SRPBCC domain-containing protein codes for MTNDRIIGQTKAAGFQVGVRRSFSISQEDAWSLLASSDGLNLWLGESTGISLIPGQTYMTNLGSGEIRIVKPLQQLRLTWQKEGWERPSTVQIRILSKADNKTTISFHQEKLSDQYVREEMKTYWETILEKIGERAMKNKSS; via the coding sequence ATGACTAACGATAGAATTATTGGGCAAACAAAAGCAGCTGGCTTTCAAGTAGGTGTAAGAAGATCATTTTCTATCTCTCAGGAGGATGCTTGGAGCCTTCTCGCTTCATCAGATGGATTAAATCTATGGCTGGGGGAAAGCACTGGCATTTCTCTTATTCCAGGTCAGACTTACATGACCAATTTGGGGTCAGGAGAAATTCGGATTGTTAAACCGCTACAGCAGCTTCGTCTGACATGGCAAAAGGAAGGATGGGAGCGCCCATCAACAGTTCAAATTCGCATTCTATCAAAAGCAGACAATAAAACAACGATTAGCTTTCATCAAGAAAAGCTATCAGATCAGTATGTTAGAGAGGAAATGAAAACATACTGGGAAACTATCCTAGAAAAAATAGGTGAGCGAGCGATGAAGAATAAATCTAGCTAA
- a CDS encoding valine--tRNA ligase translates to MTENISMPTKYDPQSIEAGRYEWWLQGKFFEAQPESGKKPYSIVIPPPNVTGKLHLGHAWDTTLQDILTRMKRMQGYDALWLPGMDHAGIATQAKVEAKLREDNITRYDLGREKFLEKTWEWKEEYANHIRDQWAKLGLGLDYTRERFTLDKGLSDAVKTVFVDLYEKGLIYRGERIINWDPAAKTALSDIEVIYQDVQGAFYHMKYPLADGSGHVEVATTRPETMLGDSGVAVHPNDERYKHLIGKTVILPIVGREIPIVADDYVDMEFGTGVVKMTPAHDPNDFEVGNRHNLERILVMNEDGTMNELAGKYNGMDRFECRKQIVADLQEAGVLIRIEEHMHSVGHSERSGAVVEPYLSAQWFVKMQTLADASLELQKDEEGKVNFVPARFENTYSRWMENIRDWCISRQLWWGHQIPAWYHNETGEIYVGKEAPADAENWTQDEDVLDTWFSSALWPFSTMGWPDETNEEYQRYYPTSTLVTGYDIIFFWVSRMIFQGLEFTDQRPFKDVLIHGLVRDGEGRKMSKSLGNGVDPMDVIEKYGADSLRYFLATGSSPGQDLRYTTEKVEAVWNFANKIWNASRFALMNMDGMTYEEIDLTGEKSVADKWILTRLNETIERVTSLAERYEFGEVGRELYNFIWDDFCSWYIEMAKLPLYGNDETAKKTTRSILAYVLDQTMRLLHPFMPFITEEIWQHLPHEGESITVAAWPTVRTDLQFAEEADNMKLLMDIIRSVRNIRAEVNTPMSKKVPLFISAKDAATVAVLDANKAYLEKFCNPESLTIGEGLEAPGQSMTAVVTGAELFLPLVGLINIEEEVARLEKELEKWAKEVKLVSGKLSNEKFVSKAPEALVNAEREKLADYESKHAAVLKRLEELKNM, encoded by the coding sequence ATGACAGAAAACATTTCAATGCCAACTAAATATGACCCACAGTCCATTGAAGCTGGTCGCTATGAATGGTGGTTACAAGGGAAGTTTTTCGAGGCGCAGCCAGAAAGTGGGAAAAAACCCTATTCAATCGTTATTCCACCACCGAACGTAACAGGTAAATTACACCTAGGTCATGCTTGGGATACGACATTACAAGATATTTTAACGCGTATGAAACGTATGCAAGGATACGATGCGCTTTGGTTACCTGGTATGGACCATGCAGGGATCGCAACACAAGCAAAAGTTGAAGCAAAACTACGAGAGGATAATATTACACGTTATGATTTAGGACGTGAAAAATTCCTCGAAAAGACTTGGGAGTGGAAAGAAGAATACGCTAATCATATTCGTGATCAATGGGCAAAGCTTGGTCTTGGATTAGACTACACGCGTGAGCGCTTCACTCTTGATAAGGGTCTTTCAGATGCTGTTAAAACGGTTTTTGTTGATTTATATGAAAAGGGCTTAATCTATCGTGGTGAACGTATTATTAACTGGGACCCTGCAGCGAAAACAGCTTTATCTGATATTGAAGTTATCTATCAAGATGTTCAAGGTGCGTTCTACCATATGAAATATCCATTAGCAGATGGCTCAGGGCATGTAGAAGTTGCCACAACACGTCCTGAAACGATGCTAGGTGACTCAGGGGTAGCTGTTCATCCAAATGATGAGCGTTATAAGCATCTAATCGGTAAAACCGTTATTTTACCAATCGTTGGTCGTGAAATCCCTATTGTAGCCGATGATTACGTAGATATGGAATTTGGTACCGGGGTTGTAAAAATGACACCAGCCCATGATCCGAACGACTTTGAGGTTGGAAATCGACACAATTTAGAGCGCATTCTTGTAATGAATGAAGATGGCACAATGAATGAGCTTGCTGGTAAATATAACGGTATGGATCGTTTTGAATGCCGTAAGCAAATTGTCGCTGATTTACAAGAAGCAGGTGTGTTAATTCGAATCGAAGAGCATATGCATTCAGTGGGACATTCTGAACGTTCTGGTGCCGTTGTAGAGCCGTACCTATCAGCGCAATGGTTCGTTAAAATGCAAACACTTGCTGATGCTTCACTAGAGCTTCAAAAGGATGAAGAAGGTAAAGTAAACTTTGTACCAGCTCGTTTTGAAAACACATACTCTCGCTGGATGGAAAATATTCGTGATTGGTGTATCTCTCGTCAATTATGGTGGGGCCATCAAATTCCAGCTTGGTATCATAATGAAACAGGTGAAATATACGTAGGTAAAGAAGCACCAGCAGATGCAGAAAATTGGACTCAAGATGAAGATGTTTTAGATACATGGTTTTCTTCTGCACTTTGGCCATTCTCAACAATGGGCTGGCCAGACGAGACAAATGAAGAATATCAACGTTACTATCCAACAAGTACATTAGTAACCGGCTATGATATTATTTTCTTCTGGGTATCTCGCATGATTTTCCAAGGTCTTGAGTTTACAGATCAGCGTCCATTCAAAGATGTGTTAATTCATGGCTTAGTACGTGATGGTGAAGGACGTAAAATGAGTAAATCGCTTGGCAATGGTGTTGATCCAATGGACGTTATTGAGAAATACGGTGCTGATTCTTTACGTTACTTCTTAGCAACTGGATCATCTCCTGGTCAGGACTTACGCTATACTACAGAAAAGGTTGAAGCGGTTTGGAACTTTGCGAATAAAATTTGGAATGCCTCTCGTTTTGCGCTTATGAATATGGATGGTATGACATATGAAGAAATCGACTTAACTGGTGAGAAGTCAGTTGCCGATAAATGGATTCTAACTCGCTTAAATGAAACAATTGAGCGTGTAACATCCTTGGCAGAACGCTACGAATTTGGTGAAGTAGGTCGTGAGCTTTATAATTTCATTTGGGATGATTTCTGTTCATGGTATATTGAAATGGCTAAATTACCTTTATATGGTAATGATGAAACAGCTAAGAAAACAACTCGTTCTATTTTAGCTTACGTATTAGATCAAACAATGCGTTTATTACACCCATTCATGCCATTCATTACAGAAGAAATTTGGCAACACCTACCACATGAAGGTGAATCTATTACTGTGGCAGCGTGGCCAACTGTACGTACGGATCTTCAATTTGCTGAAGAAGCAGATAACATGAAGCTCCTAATGGATATTATACGTTCAGTCCGTAATATTCGTGCGGAAGTTAATACACCAATGAGCAAAAAAGTACCTTTATTTATCTCAGCAAAAGATGCAGCAACTGTAGCTGTCCTTGATGCAAATAAAGCGTATTTAGAAAAATTCTGTAATCCAGAATCATTAACGATTGGTGAAGGCTTAGAGGCTCCAGGTCAATCAATGACAGCTGTGGTAACTGGTGCAGAGCTATTCCTACCACTTGTTGGGCTTATTAATATAGAAGAAGAGGTTGCTCGCCTTGAAAAAGAATTAGAAAAATGGGCAAAAGAAGTGAAGCTTGTATCTGGAAAATTATCGAATGAGAAGTTCGTGTCAAAAGCTCCTGAAGCATTAGTGAATGCAGAACGTGAAAAATTAGCTGACTATGAGAGTAAACATGCGGCTGTATTAAAACGTTTAGAAGAGTTGAAAAATATGTAA
- a CDS encoding Maf family protein produces the protein MFKTNHNLVLASASPRRKELLAMLSLPFDIITSEVEETSVQATTMHDYVKGVALLKARDVAKKVPSATIIGADTIVVFDEELLHKPKTREEAISHLIRLSGKHHAVMTAVAIIEPNGNETVFVEETTVVFHHLSQELIEVYVDSGDPFDKAGGYGIQTAGTLLVKRIEGDYNNVVGLPLASLFTQMVALDIIQFAKE, from the coding sequence ATGTTTAAAACAAATCATAACCTTGTGCTTGCTTCTGCTTCACCAAGACGAAAAGAATTACTAGCTATGTTATCACTTCCTTTTGACATAATTACGAGTGAAGTAGAAGAGACAAGTGTTCAGGCAACAACGATGCACGATTATGTGAAAGGTGTAGCTCTATTGAAAGCACGGGATGTCGCAAAAAAGGTTCCAAGTGCAACTATCATTGGTGCAGATACGATTGTTGTTTTTGATGAAGAGCTACTGCATAAACCAAAAACTCGTGAGGAAGCAATTTCCCATTTAATTCGTTTATCAGGCAAACATCATGCGGTCATGACAGCTGTTGCCATAATCGAGCCTAATGGTAATGAAACCGTGTTTGTTGAAGAAACTACCGTTGTCTTTCATCATTTATCACAGGAGCTAATCGAAGTATATGTAGATTCGGGAGATCCATTTGACAAAGCAGGTGGTTATGGCATTCAAACGGCTGGAACCCTTTTAGTGAAGAGAATTGAAGGAGATTATAACAATGTTGTCGGTTTACCACTTGCGTCGTTGTTTACGCAAATGGTAGCACTCGATATAATCCAATTTGCGAAGGAGTGA
- a CDS encoding helix-turn-helix domain-containing protein has translation MDSRIKILRNELKLSQTAFGKKIGISRDAVNNLENGRAEIKDLVVKMMCSEFKVNEEWLRTGEGEMFITLDEEFADIVSEAFLKGGDEYKDLMIKVSKMSEKEFKLISDFANLIIESKEK, from the coding sequence TTGGATTCAAGAATAAAGATATTACGAAATGAGCTGAAGCTATCACAGACAGCTTTTGGCAAGAAAATAGGAATTTCAAGAGATGCAGTCAATAATTTAGAAAATGGTCGTGCTGAAATAAAAGATTTGGTAGTAAAAATGATGTGTAGTGAATTCAAAGTAAACGAAGAATGGTTACGAACTGGAGAAGGTGAGATGTTCATAACTCTAGATGAAGAATTTGCAGACATTGTTAGTGAAGCTTTCCTAAAAGGTGGAGATGAATATAAAGACCTTATGATAAAAGTTAGCAAAATGTCTGAAAAAGAATTTAAATTAATTTCTGATTTTGCTAATTTGATAATTGAAAGTAAAGAAAAATAA
- a CDS encoding bifunctional folylpolyglutamate synthase/dihydrofolate synthase, with the protein MIPNLNRYKEKWNVKSDDIIKPGLAAIEEALVRVGNPENGLQVVHLAGTNGKGSTLTFLESLAKEHGLRVGKFMSPCIVDVHDQIQVEGQAITGAVMDQLFQQMQAAGLSEKLTDFELLTVAAFLHFAASDVDIALIEAGMGGLLDSTNVVTPIVSIIPSIALEHTKFLGTTIERITHHKAGIIKPYKPVIIGDLPQEAKDIIYKEAREKQSTVLELNQQFSVGQEKDGETYEYDKQSFHLSKLTRSMKGAHQANNMALAITAFLEVATALNIKVIKSALEKGVKEATILGRFEEILPHVILDGAHNPASVEKLIETIKSEFPDEQIALVIGILADKDVPQILQLFEQISDHFYFVDFNNPRAMGAQKMLELSGAPYKEVLVDYASFLQHQSERKLKTIVTGSLYLLTEVRNRLKSI; encoded by the coding sequence ATGATTCCTAATTTGAATCGTTATAAAGAAAAATGGAACGTTAAGAGTGATGATATTATTAAACCTGGTCTTGCTGCGATTGAGGAAGCATTAGTGCGAGTTGGTAATCCAGAAAACGGATTGCAAGTTGTCCATTTAGCAGGGACGAATGGTAAAGGCTCAACGCTTACATTTCTCGAGTCGTTAGCGAAGGAGCATGGCCTACGTGTAGGTAAATTTATGTCCCCCTGCATTGTCGATGTACATGACCAAATTCAAGTGGAGGGTCAAGCAATTACTGGGGCAGTGATGGACCAACTATTCCAACAAATGCAGGCAGCTGGACTTAGTGAAAAATTAACGGATTTTGAGCTCTTAACGGTTGCGGCATTTTTACATTTTGCTGCTAGTGATGTCGATATCGCTCTCATTGAAGCAGGAATGGGAGGCTTACTTGATAGCACAAATGTAGTGACACCAATTGTATCGATTATTCCAAGTATTGCTTTAGAACATACAAAATTTTTAGGCACTACCATTGAAAGAATCACCCATCATAAAGCTGGCATAATAAAACCATATAAACCTGTCATTATCGGTGATTTACCACAGGAGGCAAAGGATATTATCTATAAGGAGGCACGAGAAAAACAGTCAACTGTCCTTGAACTTAACCAGCAATTTTCTGTTGGACAAGAGAAGGATGGAGAGACATATGAATATGATAAACAGAGCTTCCATCTATCAAAGCTAACTAGGTCAATGAAGGGAGCACATCAGGCAAATAATATGGCTTTAGCTATAACAGCCTTTCTTGAAGTGGCAACTGCACTAAATATAAAGGTAATTAAAAGTGCACTTGAAAAAGGAGTGAAAGAGGCAACCATTTTAGGGCGCTTTGAAGAAATTTTGCCTCATGTAATTTTAGATGGTGCCCATAATCCAGCAAGTGTTGAAAAATTAATTGAAACGATAAAAAGTGAATTTCCTGATGAACAAATTGCTTTGGTAATTGGCATACTTGCAGATAAGGATGTTCCACAAATATTGCAGCTTTTTGAGCAGATAAGTGATCATTTTTATTTTGTTGATTTTAATAATCCTCGTGCAATGGGTGCTCAGAAGATGCTAGAACTATCTGGCGCACCCTATAAAGAAGTTTTAGTGGACTATGCCTCATTTTTACAACATCAGTCTGAAAGAAAGCTAAAAACGATTGTAACAGGATCTTTATATTTATTAACAGAAGTACGGAATAGATTAAAAAGTATTTAG
- a CDS encoding valyl-tRNA synthetase, with protein MQIKPQWQTMQLEDSLRLMGIYHITAHVRFDFQDMQAFNDKEELIKIDALDIQGDTGYFEYAVPLHVDLPKDSALEDLMVKDVRPTLTNQMCQLEWTVTSIFNEPELVLENASAFDQQSTTAKAEKAMIVEETAPLKQHVAVSAPIEEQTEVNVASAKLDKLEASEQKTVLRESLSHIVVRESSSWQEVPSMIWDLEEGYTPLKVRVSNDII; from the coding sequence GTGCAAATTAAGCCACAGTGGCAGACAATGCAATTAGAAGATTCATTGCGATTAATGGGTATTTATCACATTACAGCACATGTTCGCTTTGATTTCCAAGATATGCAGGCTTTTAATGATAAAGAAGAATTAATAAAAATTGATGCGCTCGATATTCAAGGAGATACTGGTTATTTTGAATATGCAGTCCCATTACATGTTGATTTACCTAAAGATTCAGCTCTTGAGGACTTAATGGTAAAAGATGTACGACCAACACTTACTAACCAAATGTGTCAGCTTGAATGGACTGTTACAAGTATTTTCAATGAGCCAGAACTGGTCTTAGAAAATGCTTCTGCTTTCGACCAACAATCGACTACTGCCAAAGCTGAAAAAGCAATGATTGTAGAAGAAACAGCACCGCTAAAGCAACATGTAGCTGTTTCGGCCCCAATAGAAGAGCAGACTGAAGTGAATGTTGCTTCAGCAAAACTTGATAAACTTGAAGCGAGTGAACAAAAAACTGTATTAAGAGAATCTTTAAGTCATATTGTGGTTCGTGAGTCCAGTTCATGGCAGGAAGTACCTTCGATGATCTGGGATTTAGAAGAAGGCTATACCCCGCTAAAAGTTCGTGTTTCAAATGATATCATTTAA
- a CDS encoding recombinase family protein: MTVGIYIRVSTEEQANEGYSISAQRERLKAFCMAQNWSEHKFYVDEGISGRDTNRPQLKKLLKDIKNGLINVLLVYRLDRLTRSVRDLHKILDELEKSNCTFRSATEFYDTSTAMGKMFITIIAAIAEWESANLGERVTMGQVEKARQGEWAAQPPYGFYKDENHKLHIHEEEIKAVKLMIKKIREGMSFRQLSIYMDASKYMPKRGYKWHIGTLLTLLHNPALYGAMYWKGNVYENTHEGIMTKDEFNQLQEIITSRQNYKKRNVSTHFVYQTKLICPDCGNRCSSERSTWTRKNETELRAKNAYRCQACALNHPDKTPFGIRETKMDEALIEYMSNFTIMASKTEEINQDTQLLDIKNELKQIENQREKYQRAWANDLITDDEFKNRMDESRLRYESLQKELINIEGTPQDPVDIERFKEITKSFNENYFRLNQEERRAFVQTFIESIKIEIIERTKGKGYRNQKIRIADVSFY; this comes from the coding sequence ATGACAGTTGGAATTTACATTCGTGTATCTACAGAGGAACAAGCAAATGAAGGTTACTCAATTTCTGCTCAAAGAGAGCGTTTAAAAGCATTTTGTATGGCTCAAAATTGGAGTGAACACAAATTTTATGTAGATGAAGGAATTTCTGGACGTGATACAAATCGACCTCAATTAAAAAAATTATTAAAAGATATTAAAAATGGGCTGATAAACGTGTTATTAGTGTACAGATTAGATAGATTGACTAGATCAGTTCGTGATTTGCATAAAATATTAGATGAATTAGAAAAAAGTAATTGTACATTTCGTTCAGCTACTGAATTTTATGATACATCTACTGCAATGGGTAAAATGTTTATCACGATTATTGCCGCAATTGCTGAATGGGAAAGTGCTAATTTAGGTGAACGTGTAACAATGGGACAAGTAGAAAAAGCGCGTCAAGGTGAATGGGCTGCACAACCACCCTACGGATTTTACAAAGATGAAAATCACAAATTACACATACATGAAGAGGAAATAAAAGCAGTTAAATTAATGATTAAAAAAATCCGAGAAGGTATGTCTTTTAGGCAGTTATCTATTTATATGGATGCATCAAAATATATGCCAAAACGAGGTTATAAATGGCACATTGGTACGTTATTAACCCTACTTCACAACCCAGCATTATATGGAGCTATGTATTGGAAAGGTAATGTATATGAAAATACTCATGAAGGCATTATGACTAAAGATGAATTTAATCAATTGCAAGAAATTATTACTTCTCGCCAGAATTATAAAAAAAGAAACGTTTCAACTCATTTTGTTTATCAAACTAAATTGATTTGCCCTGATTGTGGTAATCGTTGTTCTTCTGAACGTTCAACATGGACACGAAAAAATGAAACTGAACTACGGGCTAAAAATGCTTATCGTTGTCAAGCATGTGCATTAAATCACCCTGATAAAACACCTTTTGGTATTAGAGAAACCAAAATGGACGAAGCTCTAATTGAGTATATGAGCAATTTTACAATTATGGCTTCAAAAACTGAAGAAATTAATCAGGATACGCAATTACTAGACATCAAAAACGAATTAAAACAAATAGAAAATCAACGAGAAAAATATCAACGTGCTTGGGCTAATGATTTAATTACAGATGATGAATTTAAAAATCGTATGGATGAATCACGTTTACGTTACGAATCTTTACAAAAAGAATTAATAAATATTGAAGGAACTCCTCAAGATCCAGTTGATATAGAAAGATTTAAAGAAATAACAAAGTCCTTTAATGAAAATTATTTTCGTTTAAATCAAGAAGAAAGACGTGCCTTTGTACAAACATTTATCGAAAGCATAAAAATCGAAATAATTGAACGTACAAAAGGCAAAGGTTATAGAAATCAAAAAATACGAATAGCAGATGTAAGCTTTTATTAA
- a CDS encoding CoxG family protein, translated as MATGTHIVEVPVGIDHVWDFVSDMEKWAKLVPGYNAHEMIDDKHSTWTFKGNVGVLKKTVQVEITILEWVAPSKVTFELKGLSDNFTGNGYFLAESIDAENTKMTGFLEVVAGGLAGPVLNPIFKPIVPKATQMLTDRVANKIKLVHV; from the coding sequence ATGGCAACAGGCACACATATAGTCGAAGTACCCGTAGGAATTGATCACGTATGGGATTTCGTCAGCGATATGGAAAAATGGGCAAAACTTGTCCCAGGTTATAACGCACATGAAATGATTGATGACAAACATTCAACATGGACTTTTAAAGGAAATGTTGGGGTTCTGAAAAAAACAGTTCAAGTTGAAATTACTATTTTAGAATGGGTAGCCCCAAGTAAAGTAACATTTGAATTAAAAGGTCTTTCTGATAATTTTACAGGTAACGGATATTTCCTTGCTGAAAGCATTGATGCAGAAAATACAAAAATGACAGGCTTTTTAGAAGTGGTAGCAGGTGGATTAGCAGGTCCAGTGTTAAATCCAATCTTTAAGCCAATCGTACCAAAAGCAACACAAATGCTAACAGATCGTGTAGCAAATAAAATTAAATTGGTACATGTATAA
- a CDS encoding FtsK/SpoIIIE domain-containing protein, translating to MLVDEYKSTVSSIVQRLGVKARTAGIHLIFATQRPEKDALHAVKR from the coding sequence ATGCTAGTAGATGAATATAAGAGTACCGTTTCTTCAATTGTTCAAAGGTTGGGGGTAAAAGCAAGGACAGCAGGTATACATCTAATATTCGCTACCCAAAGACCAGAAAAGGATGCGTTACATGCAGTTAAGAGATAA